A region of the Thermogladius calderae 1633 genome:
CTCCGAGCAGTCGGTTGACAAGCAGGTCTCTACACCAACATGTTACTGCCCCGTGTCTATTTAAGCCTGTTTTTACAACCGAAAGCCTCGCCCTTTAGGGCGGGGAGGAGGTCAGCCAATATACCTTTTATCGAGGAATCCTATCTCATGCATTAACCCATGCGTGAGCCCGAGCACTAGGGGCTTGAGGAGTTTTGTTAGTCCGTCGGCGAGGAGTATCCTGGCGCCCCAATTCGCTAGTTGATGTATGTATGTTGCTGGGTCTATTAATCCCTCCCTCAGTAGTATTGTTGAGTTCCTGACAATGTAGTAATACCTCCACGGAGGCTCGTAATCAATAGCCCTACCTAGGATACTCGAGATTATTGGGATCCACCTTTCCCTGCCGAGTTCGTGATCGATCAACTTACAATCGAGCCTAAGCGTTAGGTAGCCAAGCCTCCTAACCCTAGCGTAGAAGTCGAAGTCCGACTGGTCGAGGAAGAAGTCATCTCTAAACCTAGCAAGCCTAAAGATGCCAGCCCTAACCAAGGAGCCCGATGTAGGTTCAAACCGCACCGCCTTTACTTTACAATCACCATTAACTGCACCAAGGGATATGATGCCAACCCTACCCCTAAGAGCACTGGGTAGGCTTTGGTAAGCATTGAGGGCCTTCTCGACGGCTCCCTTTAGGAGTACTGTGTCATCGTCAAGCAGTAGAAACCACTCCTGGCTTAACCACCTCATCGCATAGTCGACGCCGATGTTTATCGCATGGGCAACGCCAGAGTTAAAACCAACCTCGATGAACCAGCAATTCCTGAACCCATTACATGAGCCCTCAATGAATTCCCTATTAATGGAGGCATTATCAACAACCACCACATTATTAACTTGGGAAGCCGCGGAACCAAGGACAACCCTAAACCTACCCTCATTAGGGTTATGGGCGACAATAATGGCCGTAACACCCATTGAATTCACCGAACCACAATACTTTTTAAGGCTTCTTGCCAACAAGACACTTATGGTTAAGGCATCTGCGGTATAGCCTAATTACAATAGCATGAGGTTCATAGACGTCGCCCGAAGTCGATCGGCTCCGTGCTTAGTCTGGACTTTGATTGTTTTGAGGTTATCGTTGTTGATAGTATCTCTACGGATGGCGGTTTTGAGCGTATTGGGAAATTCGTCAAGGAGCGTAGGTCAAGTAACGTTAGGGTTAAGTTCGTCCGTAATGATGAGAATCTTGGCTATGCTGGTGGTATGAATGTTGGTTGGGATGTGAGGAACCTGGATGCCAGGTACTTCACGCTCCTAAACAACGACCTAG
Encoded here:
- a CDS encoding glycosyltransferase, whose amino-acid sequence is MARSLKKYCGSVNSMGVTAIIVAHNPNEGRFRVVLGSAASQVNNVVVVDNASINREFIEGSCNGFRNCWFIEVGFNSGVAHAINIGVDYAMRWLSQEWFLLLDDDTVLLKGAVEKALNAYQSLPSALRGRVGIISLGAVNGDCKVKAVRFEPTSGSLVRAGIFRLARFRDDFFLDQSDFDFYARVRRLGYLTLRLDCKLIDHELGRERWIPIISSILGRAIDYEPPWRYYYIVRNSTILLREGLIDPATYIHQLANWGARILLADGLTKLLKPLVLGLTHGLMHEIGFLDKRYIG
- a CDS encoding glycosyltransferase, with amino-acid sequence MLSLDFDCFEVIVVDSISTDGGFERIGKFVKERRSSNVRVKFVRNDENLGYAGGMNVGWDVRNLDARYFTLLNNDLVAEPGSLRKVIEHMDEDEKVAASGLLYYLDKNLYSTGGWIDEVLVLGSICNGLTVGDCPAIVKSST